The following coding sequences lie in one Streptococcus mitis genomic window:
- a CDS encoding site-specific integrase yields the protein MDNVRKEGRWAKKRRLRREEEERDKEEKAEYRDIGRLKLQSMYKAGFGRSRASDKLKGMTSDKIYSKSTFETYKKQYRYFCDYLKEQKPEVKTMDQAKNSVNDYLLYLIEKRKSAYSINTIKSALAKVFEAPTTDFIKTPERTRANIARSRYDAIRDKDLSKKTEEKYSRFTSAFGLRRKEMEEITAEDLLFKDGKYYLNVTKGTKGGRPRVAEIV from the coding sequence ATGGACAATGTTAGAAAAGAGGGACGCTGGGCGAAGAAGCGTCGCCTTAGAAGAGAAGAAGAGGAAAGAGATAAAGAAGAAAAGGCGGAGTATCGCGATATAGGTCGCTTAAAACTACAGTCTATGTATAAGGCTGGTTTTGGGCGAAGTCGCGCCAGCGACAAGCTTAAAGGCATGACTTCTGATAAAATCTATTCAAAGTCAACTTTTGAGACTTACAAAAAACAATATCGCTACTTTTGCGACTATCTAAAGGAGCAAAAGCCTGAGGTAAAAACCATGGATCAAGCGAAGAACTCTGTAAATGATTATCTTCTTTATCTTATTGAAAAAAGAAAGTCAGCGTATTCTATCAATACGATAAAATCAGCGCTAGCAAAGGTTTTTGAAGCCCCAACAACTGACTTTATAAAGACTCCAGAGCGTACTCGTGCGAACATTGCACGGTCAAGATACGATGCTATTCGTGATAAAGACCTGTCTAAGAAAACAGAAGAGAAGTATTCACGCTTTACATCGGCTTTTGGACTAAGAAGAAAAGAGATGGAAGAAATTACTGCTGAAGACCTACTTTTCAAGGATGGGAAATACTATCTCAATGTAACAAAGGGAACCAAGGGCGGTCGCCCTAGAGTTGCTGAAATAGTTTGA